GGAGGAGAGTCTCGGGATGAGCAACCAAGTCGCTAATCTTCTCATACTCAAGGTGCCAGTGCACAATACTCCCTGGCCCTCCGTGCTTAGGAGTCACCTGGATCGTGATCACGAAGCTTTTGTACTCTTTCATCAGATCACCTTCTATAACCCTGAACGTGATCAAGTTCTTATCCGGCTCCACTGCCTCGATTCTCTCCTTGGCCACCTTTGCCTCCCCATCTGCACcaaattatttcaaaatgttaatattattttggattaaCTTTGAGAATAAAATGTTAGTTCAAAAGCTTATTATTATAAGTACATATATTCAAGTGGTAGTATTATACTGGTCATCGTCTTGTAGAGGGGGGTTCTGAAATCAACTTAAGCTAGACAGAACTGTTTATATTGACATTACATGATTTGGTTTGTGGCATACCTCATATTATTAGACCTAATAAATCTTTGTTTAGTTAGAATCCAATGATCATAAGAGAAAAATTGTATGAATTAAGTATACTTGCCATGAAAGTAGTTCCAGTAGACGATAGAGCCGACCTTGCCCCAGTCACCTTCGTGCAGATCACAACCTTTAATCTTGCCTGGAGATGCTTTGGAGACATGGTGTGGTCTCCCGGCGAACATGTGATGAAACTGTCCAGCCGAAGCTTTGATCTCCACGTCTGTCTCAAGCTTCCCGACCATAGTAGACGCCTTGGTTATTGCCGCCTCAGCCATTTTTTCTACCTCTGATAATGCTTATCTTGAGTAAAAATTGGGATATGAGAGAGGAGTGAGTTCCCTAGTGACTTCTTCAGTCCCTATTTGTAGTGTGATAGTTGAGTAACTGTTGATGAGGAAAAGTTTGTTCATTAAAATAACACATCCAcatcattttaattttacacCTGccgtattattttatattgctttttgtattgtttataaACTGATCTATTCATCAATCACACAATGCACGTCGTTACTTTCATTTTCGCAGTTGTTAAATCTCTGCTCAGATATACATAATTATTGGCAGCAGGTAGCTCTGCTATTCTAACTTTGCTCTCTTTTTTCACTCTGCTTTGTTTTTTCTCTAGAACTTCCATtatcttttagttttataatgtttaaaACCATAAGTTTGTAATCAGATTTTCTTGGTCGATACATATGAAATTTGAAATGGTCACAGTGAAGATGTAATTCAactttaaaacatcaaaaacgccATAGTCAAATATTTTGCTGTCATTAACTAAGAATTAACTATCCTACTTCATTTTCTAGATTCAAATAAAGTTTGAAATTAAATCTCTTTTAGTTCTATTTCATTTATCATTCTATAGtagagtaaaaaataaagttattccataaataaacaaataagattttatttatttattattcaatttttcatTCCAAACAGagtatgattaaaaaaaagttcaacttcCTGTAGGTTTATTCTAGTTTAGTTAAGAAATATAGCAATACATTGAAGATTCTGTATTGGTTAGAAAATTCACTCAGAAGcaattttttataaagaaaaacattaacccataagaaaaatatttattgagtCCATACATTTTTTCTAGACATTATTGAAAAGTAACttttcaaatttgtttatttgtcacaACCACCTTTATTTCAGAAAATAACATAATTTACTAAAGAGTATAATCAGTGATTGATCTAGTAACTTTTATAACTAGGGGACATCATTATGACTCTCAATGTAACAAAGCCAAATGCAGGATAAATGCAAGTCATCGATAGTGCAGATTGGACtgtattattttttcaattcaATTTTCTAAATGCAGAACAGAATAAAATCATAAGTTTTACATGCAAGATAAATTTTGTCATATTATTGATTTAGTGATCTGcaggagaaaaagaaaagataccAAAAACATGCTGAGGGCCAATCAGATTAGTTtgcttttttcctttttctttatctcacctataaatatattcatttaaTTTGTTCTTTCACTTTAATCAAGTACTATATTTCATCTCAAAAGTACATTTAATATACTGTTCAAACTTttcagttttattattattttttttaaatacaaacttattttatatatttataaatacgtTAATAGAAAATTATGtctatgtatattatatattcacaattttatataatttctatatagtaaatatttatatatgttatttatatattattataatatatgcTCATAACAAAAGTTATATAGTATTTAGTTTATGAAATATGTAtgtatagtttatttttataattggtaataattaagataaatagaataatattagttttatggTTGAGGCAAGTGAgatgaaaaacaaaaactagaTAAGAAAAATTTATGACTAACATTGGAGAAATAATTGAAAATACATAATCAAacaaatattaatcaaatatgataatttataaaattagtttgatcaaaaaaaaaagttgacgGATTCCCAATAAACTTCGAATTTCAATGTAATTTATACTTAATTTCGAACAAATGCAGatcaatttaatttaataaattattatatttaaataaatgttaaatttttaataaaaattaaatatttaaacaaaatgcaattattttatataagtaataagtATTAGGGGTGAGACGGATCCAAATATATGGAAAGTTTTGGGGTATTAAAGTCTGCATCAAGATTCGTCGAATCCATGGATTTAGTATCTAAATTCGTGGTTTTCATATATCCAGAATCCGGATATCCGTCTACATCGTACTATCTATCTACGTGTATCAGTATCTggatttgcaaaaaaaaaaaactattttaaaattaatgaaaattttaaaataaattttaaacaagatttataatatatacatatacaatattaaaatatatatattttacgtataaatattatatatcaaatataattattaataaaaataaaatttaaatatattttaaaaatataatattattaatattatatattaaatattaaacaaaacataacttcttatatataaataataaatatcatgttgacaaaataacaataatatcatcattttaataaatataatgaaattaaaaattaaatgaaattttttacGAATTTGGATAaggatattaaaaaaatttagggtATACGGATCAGAATTCATCGGATCTATgggatttagaattttaattttgaattccTGGTTTACGGATCCATATCGTATTATCCGCGGTATCCGGATCCGGtcgtaaaaataattaaaaataaattttttgaagatattaaaattcttaaaaataaaacattctatgtagtttaaaaaatttaactaaaacgGGCATTCTCTAGAACGACGTTGAACAACGGATTTGGGCTTAATACCCAAATGGGCTGGATAGCTTAATACCCTGAAACTTGAAAAGCTAGTCATTTCTGTTCTATCAAACTAGAAATGAAATATTCACAACAAAATCCTTAATATAGTATGAATACTTAAATTCTTTTCACTGGTAAAGTATATTAGGTACagttatattacatttattttcttgtaaagcttattttaatattacaatttcTCACTGGGAGAATTTAGTAAACGAACGATGTACACTCGGGACTGGCTAGACACCTACGATATGTCATAATTGGCTTATTGCCTAttctttcatttgttttataaaatattttatataaaatttatattgaaagaaGTAACAAGAAGTTGTTCCCATATTTAGTATGGAAgcaaattttgaaataagaaTAAATATGCAATATCCAAAGTTTGTTTTCGTAGACAACTCAGAGTGACTGACAGAGGAATGTGTGTACTCTTCATATTACTGCATGAGGAAGATTGCCCATGTTGAGTCTCACGAGCTTTCATTATGGACAATGGACTTAACGCCACTTTTTACCCTGTTTTCTGACGACGTCCATGTGGACTGGTTTCATTGGTCAGAGATTATATTTGTTGCATTGCTGATGAAAAacaataataactaaaaaaagtTAGATGGGTAAAATAGGGTACTGTAGTAAGTAGAATTAAGAGACCTCACTGCATTACATAAATGAACGTTTCATTAGTCCGATGGATgtctaaatgatttttttttataaaaacaagaCCCAATTTACCCaatttatttaagattttgtttAGTTCTTAACTTAATCGTTTTTCTAAGAAAATTCATGCAtttcaaacaaaagaaagaagaattATGTCACCGTCGGTTCAAATTCGATATATTGCAGTATACTCAAGAAAATGAATCACATCATCGAGATGAGTACGTTATAACATGTGCAGTTGATTTTCACACTCACACATCTGtcattctcttctttttcatttgCTCGTGAGCTTTTAGTCTTTTGTCCCAGATTATTAATCAATAATTGACGATCAAATACTTTCTACTATTCAGTATTTTAAGAGTTTCTTTTTTATAGTTACGACAATTTCAGCCTCTTTaattctcttgtttttttttttttttttttttttttaacagggaTGTTCCGCAACCCGTAGATCCGTAGACACTTCCGTAGCTTTCCGCAACCCATAGGCCCGTAGTCACTTCCGTAGCTTTCCGCAATCCTTAGGCCCGTAGTCACCCCTGGCCCGAAACCAGCCGTTACTAATACCCATTACCCAAGAGCCCAGCACCAACACCGCACTTAAATTTAAACTTGGGGATGGCGTAAAGCATTTCGTGGCCACAAGGGGTATTCGAACCTGGATTCTTATCGGCGTTGGAACTGCCTCAAAACCAGTAACCCACCACCTTGTGGTTATTTAATTCTCTTGTTTAGTCACCAGTACCCATCATTGTCCACTTTCAAAATTGTCTAATTTTTGTTTCACTTATTTGAAGATCTAAAACCAATACTTGGGACTATTTCTAATTGACatctatatttttcttcaaaagaAGAATTTCTTCACTATAAAGATCACTATGAAGATCAAAACTCATCTTTATAATATAGTCcatctattttgaaataaaaatatataaacaaattgaaaaaaaaaactttgatgaATAAGATTTTTTATAATCACCCTAAACAGAATCTTGAAAAAGAAACGAAAATAGGATGAAATTCCACAACTGATTTGTATTTAAATGCTAAAtcattaattgtgtttatttcATACGAGTGGCTTATTTGTGtgtctttttatgttttttgtaaatTCTCTTCgaattatgttttgttttaatagttcTCACATTATTAGAACCTTGTTTTGGTTAACAGAATAACATCTCCTAAGAGGACAATATCAATTATTCTCCTTACAAAAAGTTTAGTTGGTAAagtccaaaacaaaaaaaacttagtgGTATTTACTACATTGAgctttaaaaacgaaaatatctACGGAAAAAATTTCTATgacgattttttaaaattatactagGGACATAATTATGTAactttttgcaaaaaaaaaaaaatgcaaaatacgACTTGCAGCTGAAGTAGTCTAATTAAGGAGTTGAGCACCAGTAGTAAGCATCAACTAAGCTCGGTTTGAATTGTTATAATTGCATTCGTTGATTGTTCAACATTTAGGTCGTCAAGTCCATCATTTAGTTAATATTCCAACCATATCATCaaattgtaatttaaatatGATCGCTAAATCTCCACCAACAGTACcgttctttttttcttcctaATGTGTGTGGTTGATCGTGTGTCCTTGTTTCTGACCTATGAAAGTTGATAAGTACATATCTCAAAGACAATTGGAAGCGTAAGTCTTATATTAGCTTACATTTCGTTATCGTTCCTGCAATTCCGTATATCAAGGACGAACACTATGTTAAAGTTTGACTTAAAAGAATAGAGTTTGACTTGTAATTTAACCTGATTGTAGATACACATGTGTGATACACCTCTTTTAGAGTTATGACGCTATTTTCACCATATATGGAAAAGTTCTTGGCTTACTGAGTTATTGGTGCAGCTCTACtggtagcggaaaaattgcttCCAGTAACATTGGTTTGTAGGTACTATATATGCCATTTtcgtaattatatatttgatacttCCGTGTTTCCCGTAGATATTCTTGTACTAGCTAGAGAGATTGAATAAACTTCTTGTTAATGAAAATGGTTACGCTGACCTGTGAAGTGCTTCCAAAAGTTCCCTAATCTTATGCCCACATTTAGGATTTGATATTTGGTTAACTGAAgccatttattattttaatatatgtatatatgtattattttgactcgtgatgagaaaaaaaacttgaataAATAACGCAAGGACGacagattttatatttatatatctttatcGCAATTAATCATCCGTGTTTGGACTTATTTGTGGAAGTTATGTCCAGTGATGAGTTATGCAGAAAGATACAGACACACTAAGTCACAAGAAGGTCACGACATTCTCTGTCTCAACCAATTATTTATAAGGAACTCTAGTTGTGTACTTAAACTTAAAAGGTAGTATTACCCATACATGAAAAAAGTTTACTATAATAAAAGGTTAAAGTAAGACATTTTCTTTACATAATAAAAAGTGATTTAAATTACAGATTGGCTAAATATATAACACGGTAACCTTTATAGTAACTAAATTCAGATTTGAGTTGATTTGAACAAATAATTGAGAAGGGACGTATATCATGAAGCTTAGCAAAGACATTAGCTTAATGATGAGACTAGACTAAAGTATATGCTCCTATAAGGAGTAATTGATTGTTGCCTACTTCACGGGACAAATGAGTAAACCTAACAATAACATACACTTGACGCCATTAGCCAAATTCCATTTGTGCCATCCAACTCCATGGTGGATCTTCTTTGTCTCCAGCCCATCTTGTCTCCAAAAATTTTGAGTGATTACTTTGTTagcttttcatttttatatgaaaatttcgAATCCTATTTTCGATATTGAATTATTACTTTTGTTATTGTCTAGGGTAcatatatatactgaaattcGTCATTTAATCATTATACAAAAATGGATTAGTTAGAGGATGTGAAAGAAAGGTGATGTGAAACTTATACCAAAGCAAAGAGGAGAGGGGACATAAGAGAAAAAGGTATGTCTGCGATGCCACATGTAGACTTTCTTTTTAAGATCTAACTTAGATGCTATTTTTGCACATGTAAAACTGGTGCAGACTACAACTTCTATTTTACACAAGTTTTCTCCATATACATTTTCATCGACAAGTTTATTTTGATGCtaatttattattgtattataaataataagaatACACAAAAACATGTTccatttatttacatattaacCATTTGGTCATTTaaccaaataaatgaaacaCTATAGTTATTACTTAACAAATTGACCCAATACACTGTATAGCAGCTATTCTACGAGAAGAACAATGATGTTAAAAACgataattaaattttcaaaagaataagaaattaaaacagtaataaaaataaacaaataggtAAAAAGAAACTTTGGGGTGTCAAGTATTTGCTGTATAAAAAGAGGTGTAAAGTGGCTATCACTCCTTAAATTATATCCTCAGAGCCAAAGTTGCTCACTCCTTCACACATGCTCAAGTCcccaccttcttcttcttcttcagtctcCTTTCATACCTCCACACCATTGCTTAACGTTTTTCTCTCTAATCAACCAGAAAGAAGATGATCTCATGGCACGACCTCTACACGGTCCTCACGGCCGTGATACCTCTCTACGTAGCTATGATCCTCGCCTACGGCTCTGTACGGTGGTGGAAAATCTTCTCACCTGATCAATGCTCTGGAATCAACCGCTTCGTGGCCATCTTCGCCGTCCCTCTCCTCTCCTTCCACTTCATCTCCACCAACAATCCATACGCCATGAACCTCCGTTTCATCGCAGCCGACACTCTCCAAAAAATCCTCATGCTCGCTCTCTTAGTCCTCTGGGCTAACTTCACCCGCTCCGGCAGCCTCGAGTGGAGCATCACGATCTTCTCCCTCTCCACGCTCCCGAACACGCTCGTCATGGGAATCCCTCTCTTGATCGCCATGTACGGCGAATACGCCGGTTCGCTCATGGTCCAAGTCGTGGTCCTCCAGTGTATCATCTGGTACACgcttctcctcttcctcttcgaGTTCCGCGGTGCCAAGATGCTCATCATGGAGCAGTTCCCTGAGACGGCTGCCTCCATAGTTTCCTTCAAGGTGGAATCCGACGTCGTTTCCCTGGACGGCCACGATTTTCTTGAAACGGACGCAGAGATAGGAAACGACGGGAAGCTTCACGTCACCGTGAGGAAGTCAAACGCTTCCCGTCGTTCCTTCTGCGGGCCGAACATGACTCCACGGCCGTCTAATCTCACCGGAGCTGAGATTTACAGCTTAAGCACCACTCCTAGAGGCTCAAACTTCAACCAATCAGACTTCTACTCGATGATGGGTTTCCCTGGCGGCCGTCTCTCCAACTTCGGTCCGGCCGACATGTACTCCATGCAGTCTTCAAGAGGCCCTACTCCAAGACCTTCGAATTTCGAGGAGAATTGCGCCATGGCTTCCTCCCCGAAATTCGGGTATCAcccaggaggaggaggaggcgggtCTTACCCGGCTCCAAATCCTGAGTTTTCTTCAACAACAGCAAACAAAGCCATCAGTAAAACTCATAAAGACACCAGCACGAATCAGCAGACGAATCTTAACACCGACGGTAAGTCAAACAACCATGACGCGAGCTCCAAGGAACTACACATGTTCGTGTGGAGCTCTAACGGGTCGCCCGTTTCAGACCGGGCGGGTCTTAACGCCCCTGATACGGGATCAAACAATGAACAAGGTGGAAGATCCGACCAAGGTGCCAAAGAGATCAGGATGTTAGTCCCCGACCAATCTCAGAACGGTGAACCAGCTAGTATCGcgggaagagaagaagaaggtgaaggAGAGAGAGCAAAAGACGCTGAGAATGGACTGAACAAACATGTTCCTAATGCGGTGCTACAAGCGAAGACAGGACTCGGAGCCGCCGCTGGAGATGAAGCAAGTCAAAGGAAACATATGCCGCCGGCGAGTGTAATGACGAGGCTGATACTGATCATGGTGTGGAGGAAGTTAATCAGAAACCCAAACACTTACTCTAGCCTCATTGGTCTCATCTGGGCTCTGGTTGCTTTCCGGTTAGTAACTAAATCGAAATTCAATTTTTGTATTCTTCAACTTCAACCGACCGGTTCTCAGAAAATTGATTCCGGTTTTGAATGTGAAGGTGGCACGTGGCAATGCCCAAAATCATTCAGCAATCTATCTCCATTCTATCTGATGCTGGTCTTGGAATGGCAATGTTCAGTTTGGGTTAGTCATCTTCATACTCTCTGTTTTATTCCTTTTTAGAGCTACTtaaaaaaagagtaaatcaGATTAATTTCTGAGTTTTGCATATTTTCGTTAACATATTAACCTGTTTACAcgattgttttattttgaacaCTCCCCCGTACAcgataaaataactaaattttgtagtccataattttaaatatggaaataaaaaataagat
The sequence above is drawn from the Raphanus sativus cultivar WK10039 chromosome 7, ASM80110v3, whole genome shotgun sequence genome and encodes:
- the LOC108814226 gene encoding MLP-like protein 31; the protein is MAEAAITKASTMVGKLETDVEIKASAGQFHHMFAGRPHHVSKASPGKIKGCDLHEGDWGKVGSIVYWNYFHDGEAKVAKERIEAVEPDKNLITFRVIEGDLMKEYKSFVITIQVTPKHGGPGSIVHWHLEYEKISDLVAHPETLLQFCVEVSKEIDEHLLSEE
- the LOC108818230 gene encoding auxin efflux carrier component 3, whose protein sequence is MISWHDLYTVLTAVIPLYVAMILAYGSVRWWKIFSPDQCSGINRFVAIFAVPLLSFHFISTNNPYAMNLRFIAADTLQKILMLALLVLWANFTRSGSLEWSITIFSLSTLPNTLVMGIPLLIAMYGEYAGSLMVQVVVLQCIIWYTLLLFLFEFRGAKMLIMEQFPETAASIVSFKVESDVVSLDGHDFLETDAEIGNDGKLHVTVRKSNASRRSFCGPNMTPRPSNLTGAEIYSLSTTPRGSNFNQSDFYSMMGFPGGRLSNFGPADMYSMQSSRGPTPRPSNFEENCAMASSPKFGYHPGGGGGGSYPAPNPEFSSTTANKAISKTHKDTSTNQQTNLNTDGKSNNHDASSKELHMFVWSSNGSPVSDRAGLNAPDTGSNNEQGGRSDQGAKEIRMLVPDQSQNGEPASIAGREEEGEGERAKDAENGLNKHVPNAVLQAKTGLGAAAGDEASQRKHMPPASVMTRLILIMVWRKLIRNPNTYSSLIGLIWALVAFRWHVAMPKIIQQSISILSDAGLGMAMFSLGLFMALQPKLIACGNSVATFAMAVRFLTGPVVMAVASIAIGLRGDLLRVAIVQAALPQGIVPFVFAKEYNVHPAILSTGVIFGMLIALPITLVYYILLGL